A window from Streptomyces sp. NBC_00299 encodes these proteins:
- a CDS encoding PPOX class F420-dependent oxidoreductase: MAKKMTDEEWRAFVSQGTRTGKLSTVRADGSPHVTPIWFVLDGEELVFNTGKSSVKGRNLIRDGRLALCVDDDRPPYDFVVLQGRARISEDLDELRHWATRIGARYMGEERAEEFGARNGVPGELLVRVTIDKVLAEKSVAE, translated from the coding sequence ATGGCGAAGAAGATGACCGATGAGGAATGGCGGGCGTTCGTCTCGCAGGGCACACGCACCGGAAAGCTGTCGACCGTGCGAGCCGACGGGAGCCCGCATGTGACGCCGATCTGGTTCGTGCTCGACGGGGAGGAGCTGGTGTTCAACACCGGCAAGTCGAGTGTCAAGGGACGCAATCTGATCCGTGACGGCCGACTGGCGCTGTGCGTGGACGACGACCGGCCGCCGTACGACTTCGTGGTGCTGCAGGGCCGCGCCCGCATTTCGGAGGATCTCGACGAGCTGAGGCATTGGGCAACTCGTATCGGGGCGCGCTACATGGGCGAGGAGCGCGCGGAGGAGTTCGGGGCCCGCAACGGCGTCCCGGGTGAACTCCTCGTCCGTGTCACGATCGACAAGGTCCTGGCGGAGAAGAGCGTCGCCGAATAG
- a CDS encoding roadblock/LC7 domain-containing protein, giving the protein MAQNQGLGWLLDDLTERVDHVRHALVLSNDGLVTGASTGLRREDAEHLAAVSSGLHSLAKGSGRHFGAGKVRQTMVEFDDAVLFVTAAGTGSCLCVLSGAEVDIGQIAYEMTLLVNRVGEHLDVDARQPERAPLTDL; this is encoded by the coding sequence ATGGCGCAGAACCAGGGACTTGGCTGGCTCCTGGACGACCTGACTGAGCGCGTCGACCATGTGCGGCACGCGTTGGTGCTGTCCAACGACGGTCTGGTGACGGGCGCGAGCACGGGACTGCGACGCGAGGACGCCGAGCACCTCGCCGCCGTCTCGTCCGGGCTTCACAGCCTGGCCAAGGGTTCCGGACGGCACTTCGGAGCGGGCAAGGTTCGCCAGACGATGGTCGAGTTCGACGACGCCGTGCTGTTCGTGACGGCGGCGGGTACCGGCAGTTGCCTGTGCGTGCTCAGCGGCGCGGAGGTCGACATCGGCCAGATCGCCTACGAGATGACCCTGCTCGTCAACCGGGTCGGCGAGCACCTAGACGTGGACGCCCGACAGCCCGAGCGTGCACCTCTCACAGACCTCTGA